Proteins from a single region of Manis javanica isolate MJ-LG chromosome 5, MJ_LKY, whole genome shotgun sequence:
- the LOC108404885 gene encoding LOW QUALITY PROTEIN: transmembrane protease serine 11E (The sequence of the model RefSeq protein was modified relative to this genomic sequence to represent the inferred CDS: inserted 3 bases in 3 codons; substituted 4 bases at 4 genomic stop codons): MELAHSEINKTETDKFLNNCCGTRRNKTTRXSVRIVGGTDLEEGTWLWQPSWQWDGTHRCGATLIDRKWLASAAHCYRTXYKDPARWTVSLGVTIKPPKIQQGLQRIIVLEKYKXPSPDCDISVAELSSPLSXTNAVHRICLQGASHEFNPSGEMXVTGFGGLQNDGNSQNHLRQVQVDLIETKKCNEXYKDTITLRMFCAGSWKGKRDACQGDSGGPLFSPDARDIWYLPGIVSWGDECAQPNKPGVYTRVTLSRXWISSKTGI, encoded by the exons ATGGAGCTCGCACACTCAG AaatcaacaagacagaaacagACAAGTTTCTGAACAATT GCTGTGGAACACGGAGGAATAAAACTACAAGATAGAGTGTCAGGATTGTTGGTGGGACAGACTTAGAAGAAGGTACATGGCTATGGCAACCTAGCTGGCAATGGGATGGGACCCATCGCTGTGGAGCAACTTTAATTGATAGGAAATGGCTTGCGAGTGCCGCTCACTGTTATAGAACATAA TATAAGGACCCAGCCAGATGGACTGTTTCCCTTGGGGTAACAATAAAGCCTCCAAAAATACAACAAGGCCTCCAGAGGATAATagtccttgaaaaatacaaatagccaTCCCCTGACTGTGATATTTCAGTTGCAGAGCTTTCTAGCCCCCTTTCCTAAACAAATGCAGTGCATAGAATTTGTCTTCAGGGTGCATCCCATGAGTTCAACCCAAGTGGTGAGA TTGTGACAGGATTTGGAGGACTGCAAAATGATG GTAATAGTCAAAATCATCTTCGGCAAGTACAAGTGGATCTCATCGAGACTAAAAAGTGTAATG TTTACAAGGATACCATAACCCTTAGAATGTTTTGTGCTGGCTcctggaaaggaaaaagagatgcATGCCAG GGTGACTCTGGAGGACCCCTGTTTAGTCCAGATGCTAGAGATATCTGGTACCTTCCTGGCATAGTGAGCTGGGGAGATGAATGTGCACAACCCAATAAGCCCGGTGTTTATACCAGAGTGACTCTCTCTC ACTGGATTTCTTCCAAAACTGGTATCTAA